The DNA segment ctcatcctccacaacctcataCTCATCCCTCCCAAAAGTCTCATTCAACCTCactctccccaccaccttcccactCTCCAGCCTAACCCACGTATCCATTTCCCGCAATCTCAACCCCTCAATCGAAACCCACACCTGCCTCGATCCCCTAATCCAACTCCCATACCCCCCATAACCCGTATGCTGCCCAAAACACAAATAAACCCTCCTGCCCCCCTTTTCATAATCCGAACACCATGTATCCCCATGATCATGCCCCacaaacaaccccaacaacccctcctccatcaccgcctccaTAAACCCCCCATCCTGCCCCCCATACTCGCaaccctccatcccatctttacaccacccctccccttgtcGGTTAACCGGCTGATCCCCATTAATTCCAGGCTGCTTCTTCCCGTCTATCCCCCTTTTCTGAACCTCCCAAAAAGCCCCAATAGGGATATgcacaaaccccaaccccggcaaactcctccccccattcTCTCTCTTCAGCCTCCCGCTCATCTCCCTAAACCACCTCACCACTTCCTTGCTAACCCAattttccctccccttcctcctattcccacctccctcctcctgggAAACAAAACCACCTCTGCTATCAAAaaaccacaacaccatctccaccctcgcaTCCAGCCCTTGCACCTCCAAATAATAATTcgtcacccccaccccctcctctctgCCCCTTACCATCCTCGCCGTTCTACTACCTTTGTACCTCTTCTCCCGCTCAAACATCGCCGTGGGCGATAGCCTGCAGTCCGAGTCGTGATTCCCGTACGTACTCCCCCACGTAATATCTCTACTTGCCAACGTCTCGGCGATTTTGTCGATATACTGGGTGTCGTTGTCGAGATAAACATTCTCCCCCGTGATGATATCTCCATTCAGCACCACAAAATCCGTCTCTGGTTCTCTGTCCAAAACAGAGTTTATCACgccgagggaggcgaggtcTTGTTTGGGACCCCAGGGTTCCCAGGCGTCTTGTCAGCGATTTACATTGTTAGATTGGTACAAAATAACCTCACAGAGCGGGTGATTCTTGTGTTGATGCAGCTGAGCTAAGTTGAGGGGGTGACTTACTCTCGCCAAAATGCAAATCTGAAAAGATGCTCAGTTGGAAGCTGCCGTCTTTTTTGAACTTAAGCGGCGACAGGAGGGGACTGAGTTGCGGTCGATGGCGATGATTGATGAAGCCGCCAAGCTGTTCGCAAAATGGGCTTGTTACACGAAGGAGCTGTGAATAAAGACCGAGTAGACAAAACGTCGACACGACCAACAAAACTCGGCAATACGATGCCCGTCTGACCCTTGTAAACCTCGtgtaaccaccaccagcagcttTCGTCCTTTCAGCGTCTCGCGGCATAATGCTACAGTTGTGTTGTTGAAAGCAGAGAGAGTGACGTTGAGGCGGATtaccccaccatcaaaacCCCTCCCTGAACACAACACAACTACCAACCTTCGGACCTTCTCTCAAAATATCACAACTCTAACATGTACATCCAAGCCCCCTCTCTAGCAAAACTTTCGCCCCATCCCACTCAGctggcaaaaaaaaaaaaagaagatacCCACAGAGGCATGACATCACAGCTACAAGCTGTGCAGAGCAAAAGAGAAGGAACAGGCGCAATTGCGCGATCCGGGATTCGAACCCGGGTCCCTCGCTAGACCAAGATATGATGGGAAGCGAGGATTCTAACCACTAAACTAACCGCGCCTTTTTcctttgtttgttgttgaaagAGCTGTCTGTTTCACAGCTTATGACAGTGGAAGCGGGGTAAGCCGAGCTGTGTGTTGGCAAGCACTCCACAATctaaccccccctcctccactttgACTTCCATTGCATTCCAGGAGACGAGACACTGGTCTCTGGATCAAACACACCTTGAGTGTAAGGAGTAGCCAGAAAGAAGTACAGCATATCGATCAATAGGATTATCCCAGCTACCTCGACCCAGCTAACCCATCATTTGATAACCTCCCACAC comes from the Podospora pseudocomata strain CBS 415.72m chromosome 5, whole genome shotgun sequence genome and includes:
- a CDS encoding hypothetical protein (EggNog:ENOG503NXHX; COG:S; antiSMASH:Cluster_4); its protein translation is MPRDAERTKAAGGGYTRFTRVRRASYCRVLLVVSTFCLLGLYSQLLRVTSPFCEQLGGFINHRHRPQLSPLLSPLKFKKDGSFQLSIFSDLHFGENAWEPWGPKQDLASLGVINSVLDREPETDFVVLNGDIITGENVYLDNDTQYIDKIAETLASRDITWGSTYGNHDSDCRLSPTAMFEREKRYKGSRTARMVRGREEGVGVTNYYLEVQGLDARVEMVLWFFDSRGGFVSQEEGGGNRRKGRENWVSKEVVRWFREMSGRLKRENGGRSLPGLGFVHIPIGAFWEVQKRGIDGKKQPGINGDQPVNRQGEGWCKDGMEGCEYGGQDGGFMEAVMEEGLLGLFVGHDHGDTWCSDYEKGGRRVYLCFGQHTGYGGYGSWIRGSRQVWVSIEGLRLREMDTWVRLESGKVVGRVRLNETFGRDEYEVVEDERTHLPVDEEN